In Agromyces sp. 3263, a single genomic region encodes these proteins:
- a CDS encoding NADP-dependent oxidoreductase, translating to MRAIQFTHYGEPTVLEPVELPRPEAGRGEVLVRVAGTTFNEVDASIRAGHLTQVFPVDLPHVPGIDVSGTVIAVGEGISAELVGQDIVAFLPMTRPGASAEYAVVPADLIAPAPRSISLPDAAALASSGLTAWQAIVEHGDVRAGQRVLVNGAGGGVGGFAVQLAAAAGATVIATASARSRDAVTSLGASQVIDYTTTSVVDAVTEPVDVVVNLVRTSPEQTAALVSLVKPGGVFVSTTTPGEVPPGADLRTVSILTRSDAAQLAHLAELVDAGELRVDVSAHYPLDELATVHALGEAGSLRGKVVLTPTREGVDDGDLR from the coding sequence ATGCGCGCCATCCAGTTCACCCACTACGGCGAGCCGACCGTGCTCGAGCCCGTCGAGCTCCCCCGGCCCGAGGCTGGCCGCGGCGAGGTGCTCGTCCGCGTCGCGGGCACGACCTTCAACGAGGTCGACGCCTCCATCCGCGCCGGCCACCTCACCCAGGTGTTCCCCGTCGACCTGCCCCACGTGCCGGGCATCGACGTCAGCGGCACCGTCATCGCCGTCGGCGAGGGGATTTCGGCCGAGCTCGTCGGCCAGGACATCGTCGCGTTCCTCCCGATGACCCGCCCCGGTGCATCCGCCGAGTATGCGGTCGTGCCCGCCGACCTGATCGCACCCGCGCCGCGTTCGATCTCACTTCCGGATGCCGCGGCCCTCGCCTCGAGCGGGCTCACCGCCTGGCAGGCGATCGTCGAGCACGGTGACGTTCGTGCGGGCCAGCGAGTGCTCGTGAACGGCGCCGGAGGCGGGGTCGGTGGCTTCGCCGTGCAGCTCGCCGCCGCGGCCGGCGCGACCGTGATCGCCACGGCGAGCGCGCGAAGCCGTGATGCCGTGACCTCGCTGGGCGCCTCGCAGGTCATCGACTACACGACGACCTCCGTGGTCGACGCGGTGACCGAGCCCGTCGACGTCGTGGTGAACCTCGTGCGCACGTCGCCCGAGCAGACCGCCGCGCTCGTCTCGCTCGTGAAGCCCGGCGGCGTCTTCGTCTCGACGACGACGCCCGGCGAGGTGCCGCCCGGCGCCGACCTTCGCACCGTCAGCATCCTCACGCGCAGCGACGCCGCACAGCTCGCGCACCTGGCCGAGCTCGTCGACGCCGGCGAGCTGCGCGTCGATGTGAGCGCCCACTACCCGCTCGACGAGCTCGCCACCGTGCACGCCCTCGGCGAGGCCGGCTCCCTCCGAGGCAAGGTCGTGCTCACGCCGACGCGCGAGGGCGTGGACGACGGCGACCTGCGGTAA
- a CDS encoding cytochrome b N-terminal domain-containing protein: MPVDRRHAEPTLDEPLTTERRMPRPSMSDRLARGIRNLTFFGHRVGDVEAEARRRTVPRHWTNLFGVVTLACIVVLMVTGVLLMFFYTPSSDPTTYTGGYLPLHGATVSEAFASTMFITFDLPGGLLIRQAHHWAGLLLPAAIIMQLLTTFFTGGFRRPRRGMWVLLFLIFVTALATGWSGYALPDDLLSGTGLRITEGITLGIPVVGTWLSYLLFGGEFPGEVIEHLYPLHVAVFPALLLLLVALRGLAAWQHEPPQFPGLGRTEGNVVGDPLPVAAARAGGLFAIVTGLLVLVSAAVTVNPIWLYGPADSGSAGAGSQPDWYTGFLDGALRLVPPGWEFEWLDRTWTLAVLVPLAVVTAYLLLVAVYPFVEEWITGDHREHHLLERPRNAPTRTGIGVAAVVFYGVLWLAGSADLIATHFSLTFEGVILVLQVLVVLGPVLGFFVAHRVCLALQKKDRELLLHGYETGRIVRLPGGEYVEVHRPISEAERWRIAVPDAPRALTLRPDERGRVSVAQRLRVRLSRFFFEDRIVVGAAEPPAVKPLSHAGEARRVE, encoded by the coding sequence ATGCCCGTTGACCGCCGGCACGCTGAGCCCACGCTCGACGAGCCGCTGACCACTGAGCGACGGATGCCGCGGCCCTCCATGAGCGACCGGCTCGCCCGTGGCATCCGGAACCTGACCTTCTTCGGCCACCGCGTCGGCGACGTCGAGGCCGAGGCGCGCCGGCGCACGGTGCCGCGGCACTGGACGAACCTGTTCGGCGTGGTGACCCTCGCGTGCATCGTGGTGCTCATGGTCACGGGCGTGCTGCTGATGTTCTTCTACACGCCCTCGAGCGACCCGACGACGTACACGGGCGGCTACCTGCCGCTGCACGGCGCGACGGTGTCGGAGGCGTTCGCGTCGACGATGTTCATCACGTTCGACCTGCCGGGCGGGCTGCTGATCCGCCAGGCGCACCACTGGGCGGGGCTGCTGCTCCCCGCGGCGATCATCATGCAGCTGCTCACGACGTTCTTCACGGGCGGGTTCCGCCGGCCGCGTCGGGGCATGTGGGTGCTGCTGTTCCTCATCTTCGTGACCGCGCTGGCCACCGGATGGAGCGGCTACGCGCTGCCCGACGACCTGCTGTCGGGCACGGGCCTGCGCATCACCGAGGGCATCACACTCGGCATCCCGGTCGTGGGCACGTGGCTGTCGTACCTGCTGTTCGGCGGCGAGTTCCCGGGCGAGGTGATCGAGCACCTCTACCCGCTGCACGTGGCGGTGTTCCCGGCGCTGCTGCTGCTCTTGGTGGCGCTGCGCGGACTCGCCGCGTGGCAGCACGAGCCGCCGCAGTTCCCGGGCCTCGGGCGCACCGAGGGCAACGTCGTGGGCGACCCCCTGCCCGTGGCCGCCGCCCGCGCCGGCGGACTCTTCGCGATCGTCACCGGCCTGCTCGTGCTCGTCTCGGCGGCGGTCACGGTGAACCCGATCTGGCTCTACGGCCCCGCCGACTCGGGCAGCGCCGGCGCGGGCAGCCAGCCCGACTGGTACACCGGATTCCTCGACGGCGCGCTGCGGCTCGTGCCGCCGGGCTGGGAGTTCGAGTGGCTCGACCGCACGTGGACACTCGCCGTGCTCGTGCCCCTCGCCGTCGTGACCGCGTACCTCCTGCTCGTCGCCGTCTACCCGTTCGTCGAGGAGTGGATCACGGGCGACCACCGCGAGCACCACCTGCTCGAGCGCCCGCGCAACGCGCCCACCCGCACCGGCATCGGCGTCGCCGCGGTCGTGTTCTACGGCGTGCTCTGGCTCGCGGGAAGCGCCGACCTCATCGCCACGCACTTCTCGTTGACGTTCGAGGGCGTGATCCTCGTGCTGCAGGTGCTCGTGGTGCTCGGGCCGGTGCTCGGCTTCTTCGTCGCGCACCGCGTGTGCCTGGCGCTGCAGAAGAAGGACCGCGAGCTGCTCCTGCATGGCTACGAGACGGGCCGCATCGTGCGGCTGCCCGGCGGCGAGTACGTCGAGGTGCACCGCCCGATCAGCGAGGCGGAGCGGTGGCGCATCGCCGTTCCGGATGCCCCGCGGGCGCTCACCCTGCGACCTGACGAGCGCGGGCGGGTGAGCGTGGCCCAGCGCCTGCGGGTACGGCTCTCGCGGTTCTTCTTCGAGGACCGGATCGTGGTGGGGGCGGCGGAGCCTCCGGCGGTCAAGCCCTTGTCGCACGCCGGGGAGGCTCGCAGAGTGGAGTGA
- a CDS encoding DUF2182 domain-containing protein has translation MTTTDSPTRAIPRAGAAWLAGRRPEERALLAVAMVAWVAWVTIALVSAGASGREVWFIGGHGHAVSDAAGLATPPGADADAGAGAAPALVGGLVGAAGLLSFLTMWTLMVAAMMLPTVLPAVRYVAQVSRPSRRTVMVATFTIAYLATWTALGSVIAALGWAIGELDLPAGAVPRTALVVAIIAAAVWELTASKRRALARCCRTSPIRLRGTAAYASAATFGLRNAAVCLVACGPAMAVLTLAGHPLVATVLVGALLIGEKVWRRGDRLRVWACAAGLLLAAAAVVA, from the coding sequence ATGACGACGACGGATTCCCCGACGCGCGCGATCCCGCGCGCCGGAGCCGCCTGGCTGGCGGGCCGTCGACCCGAGGAACGCGCGCTGCTCGCCGTCGCGATGGTGGCGTGGGTCGCGTGGGTGACGATCGCGCTCGTGTCGGCTGGGGCATCCGGCCGGGAGGTGTGGTTCATCGGCGGTCACGGGCATGCGGTTTCGGATGCCGCGGGGCTGGCGACACCCCCGGGCGCCGATGCCGATGCCGGCGCGGGCGCGGCGCCGGCACTCGTGGGCGGCCTGGTCGGCGCCGCAGGACTGCTGTCGTTCCTCACGATGTGGACGCTCATGGTCGCCGCCATGATGCTGCCGACCGTGCTTCCGGCCGTGCGGTACGTCGCGCAGGTGAGCCGCCCGAGCCGCCGCACGGTCATGGTCGCGACGTTCACGATCGCCTACCTCGCCACCTGGACGGCGCTCGGCTCGGTCATCGCGGCGCTGGGCTGGGCCATCGGCGAACTCGACCTCCCGGCCGGCGCCGTGCCCCGCACTGCGCTCGTCGTCGCGATCATCGCGGCGGCGGTGTGGGAACTCACCGCGAGCAAGCGGCGTGCCCTCGCACGCTGCTGCCGCACCTCGCCGATCCGCCTCCGTGGAACGGCCGCGTACGCGTCAGCCGCGACCTTCGGCCTTCGCAACGCGGCGGTGTGCCTGGTGGCCTGCGGCCCGGCGATGGCGGTCCTGACGCTCGCCGGCCATCCGCTGGTCGCCACCGTGCTCGTCGGTGCTCTCCTCATCGGCGAGAAGGTCTGGCGGCGCGGGGACCGCCTCCGCGTGTGGGCGTGCGCCGCCGGCCTGCTGCTCGCGGCCGCGGCCGTGGTCGCCTGA
- a CDS encoding DUF6326 family protein codes for MNHRTNTANLLDNQPISVRAKLAAAWTSFMFLYIYVDFFNLYKPGVVDGILKGLVWKFDVSPTLLTVMLASVAIPALMVMLSMTLPARVNRATNLVVASLYIPYSLFNAAGATWDWAFFYGLSIGIEVLLLAFILRSAWTWPRTPAVDAAPATTDLREALRQ; via the coding sequence ATGAACCACCGAACGAACACCGCGAACCTGCTCGACAACCAGCCGATCTCGGTGCGCGCCAAGCTCGCTGCCGCATGGACCAGCTTCATGTTCCTGTACATCTACGTCGACTTCTTCAACCTCTACAAGCCCGGGGTCGTCGACGGCATCCTCAAGGGCCTCGTCTGGAAGTTCGACGTCAGCCCGACGTTGTTGACCGTCATGCTCGCGTCCGTGGCGATCCCGGCCCTGATGGTGATGCTCTCCATGACGCTGCCCGCGCGGGTGAACCGCGCCACGAACCTCGTCGTCGCATCGCTCTACATCCCCTACTCGCTGTTCAACGCGGCAGGGGCGACTTGGGACTGGGCCTTCTTCTACGGCCTCTCCATCGGAATCGAGGTGCTGCTCCTGGCCTTCATCCTGCGCTCCGCCTGGACCTGGCCCCGAACCCCCGCCGTCGACGCCGCTCCCGCGACGACCGACCTTCGAGAGGCACTTCGACAGTAG
- a CDS encoding MarR family winged helix-turn-helix transcriptional regulator has translation MSDVVMPPALPPEFGVYFALLEVSALVQQGVEGQLRRDGGLSFVQFQILATCGEDPSSPKSMTDLADRLVHSKSGLTYQVGQLAKAGLVERVPSPHDERGVNVTLSPKGAELLERVLPGHVEVTREVLVDALDDADRDELTRLLGMVLRHLRSRPTRSARRASPPS, from the coding sequence ATGTCCGACGTCGTCATGCCCCCGGCCCTGCCCCCGGAGTTCGGCGTCTACTTCGCCCTGCTCGAGGTCAGCGCGCTCGTGCAGCAGGGCGTCGAGGGCCAGCTGCGGCGCGACGGCGGCCTGAGCTTCGTGCAATTCCAGATCCTGGCGACCTGCGGCGAGGACCCATCGTCGCCGAAGAGCATGACCGACCTGGCTGACCGGCTCGTGCACAGCAAGAGCGGCCTCACCTACCAGGTCGGGCAGCTCGCGAAGGCCGGGCTCGTGGAGCGCGTGCCGTCGCCGCACGACGAGCGGGGCGTGAACGTCACGCTCTCACCGAAGGGGGCCGAGCTGCTCGAACGCGTGCTGCCCGGGCACGTCGAGGTGACGCGCGAGGTGCTCGTCGACGCGCTCGACGACGCCGACCGCGACGAGCTCACCCGCCTGCTCGGCATGGTCCTGCGGCACCTGCGGTCGCGACCGACTCGCTCGGCGCGGCGGGCGTCGCCGCCGTCCTGA
- a CDS encoding DUF2868 domain-containing protein, which translates to MDESAALDTTAARAVETADRDRVLWTDADREWASRAAAAIVGERASAEEFLGRRAQLVLERIGTRQPAVTRTVRGIRWRPWVGVVTVLAAFAFGVLIDRVGGGSSINLLAPPVFALVVWNLVVYVWLLVRPLVLRGGAVGPLRALVIRIASVRGGLGESSRADAATAARRTVLAALPREWARVAAPLYGARAARVLHLAAAATALGVLAGLYTRGLAFEYRASWESTFLGAEQVHALLSVTLAPGSWLTGIPVPDVAAIEAIRAPASENAAMWMHLMAGTVAVVVIIPRLVLAIVSGLVERRRAKHVSLPLTEPYYRRLVAAWVGEPTRVRVIPYSYTLTPEARAGLEAILARAYGNAAPAIEEPVGWGDDEWLGPLTDAAGTGFAGAPEIRLPLFSLTATPEADAHGAFLGQLGASGGRGAASGPTVVLVDESAFVARWGGGDSRREERRAVWRELVEAHGGVPVFVDLADPDLAAAEAQLADAASAHEGDAATPDARRRR; encoded by the coding sequence ATGGACGAGTCGGCCGCCCTCGACACGACCGCGGCGCGCGCCGTCGAGACGGCCGACCGCGATCGGGTGCTGTGGACCGACGCCGACCGCGAGTGGGCCAGCCGAGCGGCGGCGGCCATCGTGGGGGAGCGGGCGAGCGCCGAGGAGTTCCTCGGGCGGCGGGCGCAACTCGTGCTCGAACGGATCGGCACACGCCAGCCCGCCGTGACGCGCACGGTGCGCGGCATCCGGTGGCGGCCGTGGGTGGGCGTCGTGACGGTGTTGGCGGCGTTCGCGTTCGGGGTGCTCATCGATCGCGTCGGCGGCGGGTCGAGCATCAACCTGCTCGCGCCGCCCGTGTTCGCGCTCGTCGTGTGGAACCTGGTCGTGTACGTCTGGCTGCTCGTGCGGCCGCTGGTGCTCCGCGGCGGCGCGGTCGGCCCGCTGCGAGCGCTCGTGATCCGCATCGCGTCGGTGCGTGGGGGCCTCGGTGAGAGCAGCCGAGCGGATGCCGCGACGGCAGCCCGGCGCACCGTGCTCGCCGCGCTGCCCCGCGAGTGGGCCCGCGTCGCCGCACCGCTCTATGGAGCCCGCGCCGCCCGCGTGCTGCACCTAGCCGCGGCGGCGACCGCGCTCGGCGTGCTCGCCGGCCTGTACACGCGCGGGCTCGCGTTCGAGTACCGCGCGTCGTGGGAGAGCACGTTCCTCGGCGCCGAGCAGGTGCACGCGCTCCTCTCGGTGACGCTCGCGCCGGGCTCGTGGCTCACCGGCATCCCGGTGCCCGACGTCGCCGCGATCGAGGCCATCCGTGCGCCCGCGAGCGAGAACGCCGCGATGTGGATGCACCTCATGGCCGGAACGGTCGCCGTCGTCGTGATCATCCCGCGGCTGGTGCTCGCCATCGTCTCGGGGCTCGTCGAGCGGCGTCGCGCGAAGCACGTTTCGTTGCCGCTGACCGAGCCGTACTACCGCCGCCTCGTCGCCGCGTGGGTGGGCGAGCCCACGCGGGTGCGCGTCATCCCGTACAGCTACACCCTCACGCCCGAGGCGCGGGCGGGGCTCGAGGCGATCCTCGCGCGGGCGTACGGCAACGCCGCCCCGGCCATCGAGGAGCCCGTCGGGTGGGGCGACGACGAATGGCTGGGCCCGCTGACGGATGCCGCGGGCACGGGGTTCGCCGGCGCGCCCGAGATCCGCCTGCCGCTGTTCAGCCTCACGGCCACGCCCGAAGCCGATGCGCACGGCGCGTTCCTCGGGCAGCTCGGCGCGAGCGGCGGCCGCGGTGCGGCATCCGGACCCACCGTCGTGCTCGTCGACGAGTCCGCGTTCGTGGCGCGCTGGGGTGGCGGCGACTCGCGCCGCGAGGAACGCCGCGCCGTGTGGCGCGAGCTCGTCGAAGCGCACGGCGGCGTGCCGGTGTTCGTCGACCTCGCCGACCCCGACCTGGCGGCGGCGGAGGCGCAGCTCGCGGACGCGGCATCCGCGCACGAGGGCGACGCGGCGACGCCCGACGCGAGGCGGCGGCGATGA
- a CDS encoding TetR/AcrR family transcriptional regulator — protein MSAREQRQVASDMGLSKQRVALEAVRLADREGVDGLSMRRLAGALGAGAMTLYRYVASKDELLDAMIDIVFAEIELPPEDTDWQSAMRREALSARSVLARHPWAIGLMESRTSPGPANLRHREAVTACLRRAGFSVVTATHANWLLNSYVYGYALQAASLPFDTADELADMTEEVYLPQLPPEDFPYLNESAATLAAAGYDPSEEFIFGLDLVLAALEPLRASA, from the coding sequence GTGTCTGCGAGGGAACAACGCCAGGTCGCGTCAGACATGGGGCTGAGCAAGCAGCGGGTGGCGCTCGAGGCGGTGCGGCTCGCTGACCGCGAGGGGGTCGACGGGCTGAGCATGCGCCGGCTCGCCGGCGCGCTCGGCGCGGGCGCGATGACGCTCTACCGCTACGTGGCGAGCAAGGACGAGTTGCTCGACGCCATGATCGATATCGTGTTCGCTGAGATCGAACTCCCGCCCGAAGACACCGACTGGCAGTCGGCGATGCGACGGGAGGCGCTCTCCGCCCGATCGGTTCTCGCACGCCACCCGTGGGCGATCGGCCTGATGGAGTCGCGGACCTCGCCGGGGCCCGCGAACCTCCGCCACCGCGAAGCAGTCACCGCCTGCCTGCGAAGGGCCGGCTTCTCGGTCGTGACGGCGACGCACGCCAACTGGTTGCTCAACAGCTATGTCTACGGTTACGCCCTGCAGGCAGCGAGCCTGCCGTTCGACACCGCCGACGAGCTCGCGGACATGACCGAGGAGGTCTACCTGCCCCAGCTTCCTCCGGAAGACTTCCCCTATCTCAACGAGTCCGCCGCGACGCTCGCCGCTGCCGGCTACGACCCCTCGGAGGAGTTCATCTTCGGCCTCGACCTCGTCCTCGCCGCCCTCGAGCCCCTGAGAGCCTCCGCCTAG
- a CDS encoding DUF1876 domain-containing protein — translation MSATKQWSITVEIDEDDDEDSTLAHLTLSTPAGHVVTGVGTAQRNPHDPRVPEIGDELAVARALRNLAERLLHTTENDIKGATGEQAHLHR, via the coding sequence ATGTCTGCGACGAAGCAGTGGAGCATCACCGTCGAGATCGACGAAGACGACGACGAAGACAGCACGCTGGCGCACCTCACCCTGAGCACCCCGGCCGGCCACGTGGTGACCGGCGTCGGCACAGCGCAGCGCAATCCGCACGACCCCAGGGTGCCCGAGATCGGCGACGAGCTCGCCGTCGCGCGCGCCTTGCGCAACCTCGCCGAGCGACTGCTGCACACGACGGAGAACGACATCAAGGGCGCCACCGGCGAGCAGGCGCATCTGCACCGCTAG
- a CDS encoding tyrosinase family protein — protein MLTSQLFAGDDLLEHIAGGGPERLSETQHRTDPAVGKVQAALLIWRPDVLPLHGADSEYSSETAAAVVTFKVEELGVANPIPDVGPLTVQRLDEIAAAAEAPTPPTTPRIREDIWALQPTDGPWHPFVDAYERAVGALRDPARTPPERWDYQAALHGTPFATNDPLLAKCQHGTWYFLPWHRIYLAHFERILIDVIAELDEVDDDTKATWALPYWNYHRPATAFLPHPFRSPLRRDGAPNHLHDPLRTLVDTLIPPTSLDTAGWLDRNLQFSGLFDAQANVTFGGERTPPTHVAAGGTGQLERSPHNSVHNAVGGQMLDPAVAGRDPIFWLHHANIDRLWELWRVTQGVGRDETAGAYLGEPFPFLEPDGTVEPWHPSDVVDTPPLGYAYDDLSKPAPVFVLGVMQPEWVDALNGVFPPAPPGGGDGGGGDGGGGRAPRGPERRREPLPEPQPRRMQRIGALDRTLRLTAGESPTLEFPLDAPPPPSVPRAPEDRPAPEPPTRYFLRVEHISVDRNSDRIYELFLDPDGDRPEAARFVGTLPTFGAERADHPDAEHGLSFTFEITELVEDLIASGTWDPTKARITLRLGGEATDRSPDPELSIGSIDLFAG, from the coding sequence GTGCTCACATCGCAACTCTTCGCCGGCGACGACCTGCTCGAGCACATCGCCGGCGGCGGACCCGAGCGCCTCTCGGAGACGCAGCACCGCACCGACCCTGCGGTCGGCAAGGTGCAGGCCGCGCTGCTCATCTGGCGACCCGACGTGCTTCCGTTGCACGGCGCCGACTCCGAGTACAGCAGCGAGACCGCCGCCGCGGTCGTGACCTTCAAGGTCGAGGAGCTCGGCGTGGCCAACCCGATCCCCGACGTGGGGCCGCTCACGGTGCAACGGCTCGACGAGATCGCAGCCGCCGCCGAAGCGCCGACGCCGCCCACGACCCCGCGCATCCGGGAGGACATCTGGGCCCTGCAGCCGACGGATGGCCCGTGGCATCCGTTCGTCGATGCGTATGAACGGGCGGTCGGCGCCCTGCGCGACCCCGCCCGCACGCCACCGGAGCGGTGGGACTATCAGGCCGCCCTGCACGGCACGCCGTTCGCCACCAACGATCCGCTGCTCGCGAAGTGCCAGCACGGAACCTGGTACTTCCTGCCGTGGCATCGCATCTACCTCGCGCACTTCGAGCGCATCCTCATCGACGTCATCGCCGAGCTCGACGAGGTCGACGACGACACCAAGGCGACCTGGGCCCTGCCGTACTGGAACTATCACCGGCCGGCGACGGCGTTCCTGCCGCATCCGTTCCGCTCGCCGTTGCGCCGCGACGGCGCGCCCAACCACCTGCACGACCCGCTTCGCACCCTCGTCGACACGCTCATCCCGCCGACTTCGCTCGACACGGCCGGATGGCTCGACCGCAACCTCCAGTTCAGCGGCCTGTTCGACGCCCAGGCCAACGTGACCTTCGGCGGCGAGCGGACTCCGCCGACCCACGTGGCCGCCGGCGGCACCGGCCAGCTCGAGCGGTCCCCGCACAACTCGGTGCACAACGCCGTCGGCGGGCAGATGCTCGATCCCGCGGTCGCCGGTCGCGACCCGATCTTCTGGCTGCACCACGCGAACATCGATCGCCTCTGGGAGCTCTGGCGCGTGACGCAGGGGGTCGGTCGCGACGAGACGGCGGGCGCCTACCTCGGCGAGCCGTTCCCGTTCCTCGAGCCCGACGGCACCGTCGAGCCGTGGCATCCGTCGGACGTCGTCGACACCCCGCCGCTCGGGTACGCCTACGACGACCTCTCGAAGCCCGCGCCCGTGTTCGTGCTCGGCGTCATGCAGCCCGAATGGGTGGATGCGCTGAACGGCGTGTTCCCGCCGGCGCCTCCCGGCGGCGGCGATGGCGGTGGTGGCGATGGCGGTGGAGGCCGTGCGCCGCGTGGGCCGGAGCGGCGGCGGGAGCCCCTTCCCGAGCCGCAACCGCGTCGGATGCAGCGGATCGGCGCACTCGATCGCACCCTGCGCCTCACGGCCGGCGAGTCGCCTACGCTGGAGTTCCCGCTCGACGCGCCGCCGCCTCCGTCCGTTCCACGGGCGCCGGAAGACCGCCCCGCGCCGGAGCCGCCCACGCGCTACTTCCTCAGGGTCGAGCACATCTCGGTCGACCGCAATTCCGATCGGATCTACGAGCTCTTCCTCGACCCCGACGGCGACCGACCCGAGGCCGCGCGCTTCGTCGGCACCCTGCCCACCTTCGGCGCCGAGCGGGCCGACCACCCCGACGCCGAGCACGGCCTCTCGTTCACGTTCGAGATCACCGAGCTCGTCGAGGACCTCATCGCGAGCGGCACGTGGGACCCGACGAAGGCCCGCATCACCCTCCGCCTCGGCGGCGAGGCGACCGACCGCTCGCCCGACCCCGAGCTCTCGATCGGCAGCATCGACCTCTTCGCCGGGTGA
- a CDS encoding DUF3482 domain-containing protein, whose product MSERAASAGLSQPSRPDATRPAIPGLDAGAISLSLISHTNAGKTTLARTLLGRDVGEVRDAPHVTAEATPFPLVQTADGDLLTLWDTPGFGDSVRLARRLRQDGNPIGWFLSQVWDRYQDRVLWLSQLAVRNVAEQADVVLYLVNAAEAPADAGYLAPELEVLEWVGKPVLVLLNQTGPPRERAAEDADAARWRAALAASGHVREVLAFDAFARCWVQEFTLFDAIEPLVPDASRPAFARLSAAWRDQRMDEFSAAVSALAGPIARAAVERVTLTPPSSTSGSKSKSESLAKRVGGSLGLPSPAQAQARTDAADRMAARLQADLRQGMERLIAIHRLEGRAADEVLERVASDIHMDAPLDTTRTAAVGGVVSGALTGLGADLLAGGLTFGAGMVVGAILGALGGAGVAQGVNVVRGRDESSLRWEEAFLDGLVTSALLRYLAVAHYGRGRGAWREGEYPPHWRPMVVDLVVAEQDRLAVLWSRRGQGEEVLQRELEELLADMALELLDELYPGALDEETDSVPTTG is encoded by the coding sequence ATGAGCGAGCGCGCGGCATCCGCTGGGCTGAGCCAGCCGAGCCGCCCAGACGCGACTCGACCGGCGATCCCGGGGCTCGACGCCGGCGCCATCTCGCTGTCGCTCATCTCGCACACGAACGCGGGCAAGACGACGCTCGCGCGCACGCTGCTCGGACGCGACGTCGGCGAGGTGCGCGACGCCCCGCATGTCACCGCCGAGGCGACGCCGTTCCCGCTCGTGCAGACGGCCGACGGCGACCTGCTCACGCTGTGGGACACGCCGGGCTTCGGCGACAGCGTGCGGCTCGCGCGCCGCCTGCGGCAGGACGGCAACCCCATCGGCTGGTTCCTGTCGCAGGTGTGGGACCGCTACCAGGACCGCGTGCTGTGGCTCAGCCAGCTCGCCGTGCGCAACGTCGCCGAGCAGGCCGACGTGGTGCTCTACCTCGTGAACGCGGCCGAGGCGCCCGCCGACGCCGGCTACCTCGCACCCGAGCTGGAGGTGCTCGAGTGGGTCGGCAAGCCCGTGCTCGTGCTGCTCAACCAGACCGGTCCGCCGCGCGAGCGTGCAGCCGAAGACGCGGATGCCGCACGCTGGCGTGCCGCGCTCGCCGCATCCGGCCACGTGCGCGAGGTGCTCGCCTTCGACGCGTTCGCCCGCTGCTGGGTGCAGGAGTTCACACTGTTCGACGCGATCGAACCGCTGGTTCCGGATGCCTCGCGGCCGGCCTTCGCCCGCCTGTCGGCCGCGTGGCGCGACCAGCGCATGGACGAGTTCTCCGCCGCCGTGTCGGCGCTCGCCGGGCCGATCGCCCGGGCCGCCGTCGAGCGCGTGACGCTGACGCCGCCATCGTCGACGTCGGGGTCGAAGTCGAAGTCGGAGTCGCTCGCGAAGCGGGTCGGCGGCTCGCTCGGGCTGCCGAGTCCGGCGCAGGCGCAGGCGCGAACGGATGCCGCCGACCGGATGGCCGCCCGCCTGCAGGCCGACCTGCGGCAGGGCATGGAGCGGCTCATCGCGATCCACCGCCTCGAGGGGCGGGCCGCCGACGAGGTGCTCGAGCGGGTGGCGAGCGACATCCACATGGACGCGCCCCTCGACACCACGCGCACGGCCGCGGTCGGCGGCGTCGTGTCGGGCGCGCTCACCGGGCTCGGCGCCGACCTGCTGGCCGGCGGCCTCACGTTCGGTGCCGGCATGGTCGTCGGTGCGATCCTCGGTGCGCTCGGCGGCGCGGGCGTCGCGCAGGGGGTCAACGTGGTGCGCGGACGCGACGAGTCGAGCCTCCGGTGGGAGGAGGCGTTCCTCGACGGGCTCGTCACCTCGGCACTGCTGCGCTACCTCGCCGTCGCCCACTACGGTCGCGGTCGCGGCGCCTGGCGCGAGGGCGAGTATCCCCCGCACTGGCGCCCGATGGTCGTCGACCTGGTCGTCGCCGAGCAGGACCGGCTCGCGGTGCTCTGGTCGCGTCGCGGCCAGGGCGAGGAGGTGCTGCAGCGCGAACTCGAGGAGCTGCTCGCCGACATGGCGCTGGAACTGCTCGACGAGCTGTACCCGGGGGCGCTCGACGAGGAGACCGACTCGGTCCCGACCACGGGCTGA